A single genomic interval of Syntrophaceae bacterium harbors:
- a CDS encoding antibiotic biosynthesis monooxygenase — protein sequence MIKVMIKRKAPADKQKELLDLITKLRSEASKQPGYISGETLHSSERPDEFLVISVWDDEYFWKKWIATDERKAIQGEIDKLIGTPTEYEIYRYPRKTSVE from the coding sequence ATGATCAAGGTCATGATCAAGAGAAAAGCGCCGGCGGACAAGCAAAAGGAACTCCTGGACCTGATCACGAAGCTTCGAAGCGAGGCCTCGAAGCAGCCCGGGTACATCTCCGGGGAGACACTGCACAGCAGCGAAAGGCCCGACGAGTTTCTCGTCATCAGCGTGTGGGATGACGAGTATTTCTGGAAGAAATGGATCGCCACCGACGAGCGCAAGGCCATCCAGGGCGAGATCGACAAACTCATCGGGACCCCCACGGAGTACGAGATCTACCGGTACCCGCGGAAAACCTCCGTGGAGTGA
- a CDS encoding antibiotic biosynthesis monooxygenase, with amino-acid sequence MAVRILLKRWVPAEKEKDLVGLITELRSMASRQPGYISGETMRNIKNPEEYLVISTWDTLEDWERWAASPPRKALQDKIDKLLGKPTTYEMYHYPEKRYHRADPTDYLERSPSQPKK; translated from the coding sequence ATGGCCGTCCGAATCCTGTTGAAACGATGGGTCCCCGCCGAAAAGGAGAAAGACCTCGTTGGCCTCATCACGGAACTGCGGAGCATGGCTTCGAGGCAACCCGGCTACATCTCCGGCGAGACCATGCGGAACATCAAGAACCCCGAAGAGTACCTTGTCATCAGCACCTGGGATACGCTGGAAGACTGGGAGAGGTGGGCCGCGAGCCCGCCCAGGAAGGCGCTGCAGGACAAGATTGACAAGCTCCTCGGGAAGCCGACCACCTACGAGATGTACCACTATCCCGAGAAGCGCTACCACAGGGCCGATCCCACTGATTACCTGGAGCGGTCGCCGTCTCAACCCAAGAAGTGA
- the elbB gene encoding isoprenoid biosynthesis glyoxalase ElbB: protein MAKVGVVLSGCGVYDGAEIHEATLTLYFLDKAGAEILCMAPDINQMHVIDHTKGQPTGESRNVLCESARIARGDIRNMKDVKAADIDALIFPGGFGAAKNLCDFAVKGPDCTVNPEVARLIKEIHAAKKPIGFICIAPVIAAKVLGAAKPKLTIGNDPGASGAIEAMGGKHVQAPVEGIVVDEVNKIVTTPAYMLGPTISKVAQGIEKLVAEILKMAKP from the coding sequence ATGGCGAAGGTCGGTGTCGTTCTGTCGGGCTGCGGTGTCTACGATGGGGCCGAGATCCACGAGGCCACCTTGACCCTTTATTTTCTGGACAAGGCGGGCGCCGAGATCCTCTGCATGGCGCCGGACATCAACCAGATGCACGTGATCGATCACACGAAAGGGCAACCCACCGGGGAGTCGAGAAACGTCCTGTGCGAGTCGGCCCGCATCGCCCGCGGCGATATCAGGAACATGAAGGACGTGAAGGCGGCCGACATCGACGCCCTCATCTTCCCCGGAGGGTTCGGCGCCGCCAAGAACCTTTGCGACTTCGCCGTAAAGGGCCCCGACTGCACGGTGAACCCGGAGGTGGCAAGACTCATCAAGGAGATCCACGCGGCGAAGAAGCCCATCGGCTTCATCTGCATCGCCCCGGTGATTGCGGCCAAGGTCCTCGGCGCTGCGAAACCGAAACTGACGATCGGCAATGACCCCGGCGCCTCCGGCGCCATCGAAGCCATGGGCGGCAAGCACGTGCAGGCCCCCGTCGAGGGGATCGTCGTCGACGAGGTCAACAAAATCGTCACCACTCCGGCCTACATGCTGGGGCCCACGATCTCAAAGGTGGCCCAGGGCATCGAGAAGCTCGTGGCCGAGATCCTGAAAATGGCGAAGCCGTAA